In the genome of Bacteroides mediterraneensis, the window TTCTTGGTCAGCCCGAATACGTAGTTGAACTTCTCACTTTGGTAGCAGGCTATTCCGGCAAGATCTTTTTCAGTGCGAGGAACATATTTCAGGGTCGTAGTGACGGTGAAATTAATGTGCTGCTGGCGATAGAACAGAGTGGAAGTGGGAGCCACAGCCTTGATATTGGTTTCATAAGGTGTTATTTTCAGTCCTTCTGCCGTGGTAGAAATGAATCCTTCTTTAGCTCCTCTTACTCCTACCCAGCGATAATCGAGTGGACTCTGTGTGAATGTCTCTGTGTATGTGAAGTTTCCATTAGGGAAATATCCGTTCTTTCCCGTTTCGTTTTTCACACCTTTGGGCAGAGTCAGTTTAGGCTGGATAGGCTCCAGGCCACCTTTAAACACGGGGAAAGTACCACTCCAGTCGACAGGCAGCATGAACGTCTCCCGTCCGGTATTTACTCGGTTGGCTTCATTGGGTCGGATAGCCAGGAAAACACCGTAGTATTGTCCGTCAGGGCCTTCCACCAAATCGGCATGACCAGCCCAATCTACCTTGAACGGGCGTTCTGCAGGAAGATGTCTCTGTGAAAGAATCGGATTTTCAGGAGCCGGTTTGAACGGTCCTTGAGGATTGTCGCTGATGAAGATGACTTCGCTGTGCCAGCCACCTGTTCCTCCTTCTGCGCACATGAGGTAGTATTTCCCGTCTTTTTTATAAAGGTGGGGAGCTTCTATCCAGATGGGCTTCTGAGATAAATCTACTCCTCCGTTCACTACGACTTTGTCTGTACCAGGGATTATCTGGTCTTTTTCCACGTCATACTCCCACACTTTGATTACTCTGTGTCCTTCGTATAACGGCTTTTCAGGTGCATCGTTATGTGTGACGTATGCTTTACCGTTGTCATCAAAGAAAATATCCGGATCGATACCTTCGAAATTCAGCTTGATTGGGTCGCCCCATCCTTTCATGGGGTCTTTAGTCTTTACAATCATGTTTCCCATACCTCCTGAGAATTGGGTCGTAATCATATAGAAGGTATCGTTGTAGGGATTGTATCGTATGGTGGGGGCGTAAATGCCGGCGCTGATACCGGAATCTTCTACTTTGAGTTGTGAGGGACGGTCGAGCACATGTCCAATCTGCTTCCAGTTGACCAAATCGGTGGAGTGGAAAATGGGCACTCCGGGGTTGATGGCAAAAGAAGAGCATACCAGGTAATAGTCGGTACCTTTTTTGCAGATACTGGGGTCAGGATAGCAGCCCTGTAGTATCGGATTATAGAATTCGCCTTCGTTGAGTGGATTTTTTTCGTACACCGCATCTTTTCCTGTGTAGGTGAACTGACCGAAAACCGGGACTCCAGGTTCAGGCATAGTCACCTTGTTGCTACAGGAGGCGGCCAGAAGACCTAATGTCCCTAGTGTAAGTAGTTTAAATTGATTTTTCATGATAAATAATTAATTGTAAATAATTGAATGATTGTGTGGTTAAATGAAGTGTAATCTTTCTGGATGCAAATGTACGTGTTTTGTATGGGGAGGATGTGACGGTATGTTGCAGATTTCTTATTGTATGTTACGATGTGGCTGGTATTGCAGGATGAGGCTGTGGTTTTTATAAATATCTGTAAAACAAAACAATATAAGGAAAAATGTAATCTGAGAATAGGTAAAATGTACGCTTTGTAAATGGAATAGGTGCTGTGTGTAACATAAACAAAAAGACTGGTAACGTAAAATCTTGTAATTTTTCTATGTGTGAAGTATTTTTGTGTAGATTAAAATTTATGTCTATGAATAAACATGTTTTTATTGTTATTTTGTCAGTTTTAGGCTTGATGCCTGTCTCATTGTTTTCACGTAGCAGGGTAGTGAATGATACGATTTTTAGTAAGAAATTGAATGCGGAAAGAGTCTGTTCCATTTATCTGCCTCCTTCATACGGTGAAGTTCCGGGAAAGAAATATCCGGTACTTTATCTTTTCCATGGCATGTCGCAGACCAATCAGGATTGGGTGTGGCGCGGACATGTGCAGGAAGTGGCCGACCGTTTGATTTATGCACAGGAGGCCAGTGAGATGATTATTGTGATGCCGGACGCAGGCGGTGATATTTACAAGGAAGTCTGGAACGGCTTTTTTAACATGCCGGGCTGGCTTTATGAGGATTTCTTTTTTGAAGAATTCTTGCCTCATGTGGAAAGTAAATACAATATAATCGGTGATAAGGAAAATCGTGCTGTAGCCGGGTTGTCTATGGGAGGTGGCGGGGCCA includes:
- a CDS encoding glycoside hydrolase family 43 protein, producing the protein MPEPGVPVFGQFTYTGKDAVYEKNPLNEGEFYNPILQGCYPDPSICKKGTDYYLVCSSFAINPGVPIFHSTDLVNWKQIGHVLDRPSQLKVEDSGISAGIYAPTIRYNPYNDTFYMITTQFSGGMGNMIVKTKDPMKGWGDPIKLNFEGIDPDIFFDDNGKAYVTHNDAPEKPLYEGHRVIKVWEYDVEKDQIIPGTDKVVVNGGVDLSQKPIWIEAPHLYKKDGKYYLMCAEGGTGGWHSEVIFISDNPQGPFKPAPENPILSQRHLPAERPFKVDWAGHADLVEGPDGQYYGVFLAIRPNEANRVNTGRETFMLPVDWSGTFPVFKGGLEPIQPKLTLPKGVKNETGKNGYFPNGNFTYTETFTQSPLDYRWVGVRGAKEGFISTTAEGLKITPYETNIKAVAPTSTLFYRQQHINFTVTTTLKYVPRTEKDLAGIACYQSEKFNYVFGLTKKGEANYIVLQRTENGNSSTLASEKIEKDTPVSLRVNAEGDNYTFSYSVKDDNYQTVGGTVSGDILSTNVAGGFTGAMIGLYATTSNDAEAL
- a CDS encoding esterase family protein, yielding MNKHVFIVILSVLGLMPVSLFSRSRVVNDTIFSKKLNAERVCSIYLPPSYGEVPGKKYPVLYLFHGMSQTNQDWVWRGHVQEVADRLIYAQEASEMIIVMPDAGGDIYKEVWNGFFNMPGWLYEDFFFEEFLPHVESKYNIIGDKENRAVAGLSMGGGGATGYGLWHADKFASVYAMSALMSIPEEGAARFENPNSKLAILTRAVIDRSCIKRVAEAEENTVQALKSVRWFIDCGDDDFLLDRNIEFFQAMRKAGIPCQFRVRDGGHDWEYWHSALYMCLPFVSRTFDK